Proteins found in one Podarcis muralis chromosome 5, rPodMur119.hap1.1, whole genome shotgun sequence genomic segment:
- the LOC114599785 gene encoding uncharacterized protein LOC114599785 isoform X1 — translation MRQTATRESDGPFCILSSTASYAKCVSQGNPLMAPSLEEAGADGFFPSFLVISLVGLTACLLALCALCRRKEKNRVIPQDGAMLEEAAELLTVINSHQLNRTNSKAKNPRSTGGNIPYALSEDDGTISSCSFIILPPRRLPRTPPEDLLSPDQTYSNLSFQNRVEDVLYESMSVSEEATEEPSPVTKEEEEDAIGQQDPATGPEYACVLKGKKMKDHQHAGMEAGATEASQQGSLATTLNAAQAVQFEEMYSVVRKERKKEEKKKTEGSGGHSEERPSQGEMSLGNALVASVHQEKDGRPGHPPSLFQPPAIEPCYESVGCESWVGNGRKPSTEPAYEAVDTYWKNSRRKRKPDRNAPAENLYESIENLAFQFQNQNMLAHFEI, via the exons atgaggcaaACTGCAACCCGGGAGTCTGATGGTCCTTTTTGCATCCTCTCCTCCACAGCATCCTATGCCAAGTGCGTCTCGCAGGGGAATCCACTGATGGCTCCATCCCTGGAGGAAGCGGGCGCTGATGGCTTCTTCCCTTCGTTCCTTGTCATCTCCCTGGTTGGCCTAACCGCCTGTCTCTTGGCCCTCTGTGCACTCTGCAGGAG GAAAGAGAAGAACAGAGTAATTCCACAAGATGGAGCGATGCTGGAGGAAGCA GCGGAGCTCTTGACGGTCATCAACTCGCACCAGCTGAACAGGACAAATTCAAAGGCAAAAA atCCGAGGTCAACCGGTGGCAACATCCCTTACGCACTGAGCGAAGACGATGGGACGATAtccagctgcagcttcatcatCCTGCCCCCGAGGCGGCTTCCCCGCACGCCCCCAGAGGACCTGCTGTCTCCAGACCAGACTTACTCAAATCTGAGCTTCCAAAACCGAGTCGAGGATGTGCTGTATGAATCCATGTCGGTGTCGGAGGAAGCGACGGAGGAACCGAGCCCTGTcacgaaggaggaggaggaggatgctatTGGGCAACAGGACCCAGCAACAGGACCCGAGTACGCCTGTGTTCTGAAAGGGAAGAAGATGAAGGACCACCAGCACGCAGGGATGGAGGCAGGGGCCACTGAAGCATCACAGCAGGGATCTCTAGCAACGACACTTAACGCTGCTCAAGCAGTACAG TTTGAAGAAATGTATTCAGTGGTGcgcaaggagaggaagaaggaggagaagaagaaaaccgAGGGCTCTGGCGGGCACAGTGAAGAGAGACCATCCCAAGGGGAGATGAGCCTAGGAAATGCCCTGGTGGCATCTGTCCATCAGGAAAAAGATGGCAGGCCAGGGCACCCGCCCTCCTTGTTCCAGCCTCCCGCTATTGAACCCTGCTATGAGTCTGTCGGCTGTGAATCGTGGGTGGGCAACGGCAGGAAGCCAAGCACAGAGCCAGCTTATGAGGCTGTAGATACTTACTGGAAGAACTCGAGGAGGAAAAGAAAGCCGGACAGGAACGCCCCAGCAGAAAACCTCTACGAAAGCATCGAAAACCTGGCATTTCAGTTTCAGAACCAAAACATGTTAGCCCATTTTGAAATCTGA
- the LOC114599785 gene encoding uncharacterized protein LOC114599785 isoform X2 — protein sequence MAPSLEEAGADGFFPSFLVISLVGLTACLLALCALCRRKEKNRVIPQDGAMLEEAAELLTVINSHQLNRTNSKAKNPRSTGGNIPYALSEDDGTISSCSFIILPPRRLPRTPPEDLLSPDQTYSNLSFQNRVEDVLYESMSVSEEATEEPSPVTKEEEEDAIGQQDPATGPEYACVLKGKKMKDHQHAGMEAGATEASQQGSLATTLNAAQAVQFEEMYSVVRKERKKEEKKKTEGSGGHSEERPSQGEMSLGNALVASVHQEKDGRPGHPPSLFQPPAIEPCYESVGCESWVGNGRKPSTEPAYEAVDTYWKNSRRKRKPDRNAPAENLYESIENLAFQFQNQNMLAHFEI from the exons ATGGCTCCATCCCTGGAGGAAGCGGGCGCTGATGGCTTCTTCCCTTCGTTCCTTGTCATCTCCCTGGTTGGCCTAACCGCCTGTCTCTTGGCCCTCTGTGCACTCTGCAGGAG GAAAGAGAAGAACAGAGTAATTCCACAAGATGGAGCGATGCTGGAGGAAGCA GCGGAGCTCTTGACGGTCATCAACTCGCACCAGCTGAACAGGACAAATTCAAAGGCAAAAA atCCGAGGTCAACCGGTGGCAACATCCCTTACGCACTGAGCGAAGACGATGGGACGATAtccagctgcagcttcatcatCCTGCCCCCGAGGCGGCTTCCCCGCACGCCCCCAGAGGACCTGCTGTCTCCAGACCAGACTTACTCAAATCTGAGCTTCCAAAACCGAGTCGAGGATGTGCTGTATGAATCCATGTCGGTGTCGGAGGAAGCGACGGAGGAACCGAGCCCTGTcacgaaggaggaggaggaggatgctatTGGGCAACAGGACCCAGCAACAGGACCCGAGTACGCCTGTGTTCTGAAAGGGAAGAAGATGAAGGACCACCAGCACGCAGGGATGGAGGCAGGGGCCACTGAAGCATCACAGCAGGGATCTCTAGCAACGACACTTAACGCTGCTCAAGCAGTACAG TTTGAAGAAATGTATTCAGTGGTGcgcaaggagaggaagaaggaggagaagaagaaaaccgAGGGCTCTGGCGGGCACAGTGAAGAGAGACCATCCCAAGGGGAGATGAGCCTAGGAAATGCCCTGGTGGCATCTGTCCATCAGGAAAAAGATGGCAGGCCAGGGCACCCGCCCTCCTTGTTCCAGCCTCCCGCTATTGAACCCTGCTATGAGTCTGTCGGCTGTGAATCGTGGGTGGGCAACGGCAGGAAGCCAAGCACAGAGCCAGCTTATGAGGCTGTAGATACTTACTGGAAGAACTCGAGGAGGAAAAGAAAGCCGGACAGGAACGCCCCAGCAGAAAACCTCTACGAAAGCATCGAAAACCTGGCATTTCAGTTTCAGAACCAAAACATGTTAGCCCATTTTGAAATCTGA